CAATAGACTACCTGCAATTTTATGGGACTGTAATTCATTGCTTAAAGTAGCAAAAATTCCCTGGATCAATTGATCTTGCTGATTCATAAACTGGGGAATCAGTTCAATGCGATCGCTATCTACTAAACCTTGACCGACTTGTTGTAATAGTGTGGGTTCAACTGCCAGAATACCAAACATGGCTGAAACTTTCCAGTTACAACGATGAGCAATACCAGCAGGGATGATGGCAATATCACCTTGCTCTCGTCTTTCCGCGCAAACCTTCCCATCAAGAAATCGCTCTCCTGGTGCTGATGTATCGGCGACACCACAAGCAATTACATGCATGGTATGTTGGTGTTCGTTAGTTTCAAATTTAGGTTGTTGATGCACTTCGAGATGAATACCATTCCATCCCCTGCTGGAGAGAACGGCAGGATTTGGGACAAAATCATTTGATGCCTTGTCTTGTTTAAAATCGAGCAGTTTAACTTGAGAATTTTGCTCCATCACTTTGGCAACGAAGTGGATAGATTTATTTTAGCTGGAGATAAAATTTATAGCGATCGCCCGAAAATAACTTGCCTTGATAAGTATCATATAATCGCTCTTGTAAGGTGTTGAGTTACGCTTCGCTGTACCTAACCTAAGAGATCAGCGATCGCACTCTTTTCATCTTTCCATTCATAATAACAATTAGCGGTCTTGTCCCACCCTATCTCTTTAAATAGTTCAATGGTACGCAGTTCTAAGGCATCTTCAGAATTAGGATGAGGCTATTCCATCGGTTAAGAATTTCGTTTGATTGGTAGTATCCTGGCTTTAGCTTGAGCTTCATTCACTGTAATTAAAGCACCCGTCTCTAGTTCAGACTGAAACTGTTTTAAAGCATCTAATACTATCTTGCTCAATTTATCAGGGAAAACATCCTGAGTCCTAACCTGAATTACACTTGGTGTATTAGCTTCTGATATTGCCAACAGCGTACCAAAATCTAAGTCATGGGTAAAAACCATGTAACCATTACTCACCGCCCAAGCCATGATAGTTGTATCTTTAGCTGTGATATCACCTACAGTTGACCAGTGGACGGCTTGATAACCAGCAGCTTCAAATACAGATACCCACGAAGGGGGTATGTTCATGTCGATAACTATTTTCATGCAGAAGTCAGGGGTACTTCAATTTCTTCTGTACGCCACGCAGCATAAGCTAATGACTGATAGATGTCATCATTTTCTAAATAGGGATAGGCTTTAAGGATTTCCTCTGGGGTATGACCTGAAGCCATCAAACCTACAACCGTTCCTACCGTAACCCGCATTCCTCGAATACAAGGTTTACCACCCATTACTTCGGGATTGAAGGTAATTCTATCTAAGTTCATGCTGCTAGTTTTCCTGTATTAATATCTAGGTTTTCTACCTTGTACACTGGAGATAAAAATTATAGCGATCGCCTAATTGCTCTGAATTAAGATTTTTTTGGGTACAAAATGTAGTATCATCTGAAAACCTTTTTTTATCGCTAAAGTTATGCCATCCACCTTCGGCGGTTTGAACTCAACTCACAGCCATCAGTTCATTAAGTTTATTTTTCAAGTCTGGAGATGCCATCAGCGGATTGTAGACTTCTCCTGCGTAGGGTTGCCAAACATAACCAGTACTAAAGGAGCGAAAAGCTGATAATTTTCCCTTTAACTCTGGTTCAAGTGTTTTTGTCACAACTAATCCTGGGATAGATAAATTAGACAAGTCTTCAATTAGCTCGCTGTAAGTTCTAAATTCATCTACTTCAACACCAACTAGCCCATAACGAAAGGTCGGGGCAAATCGTAGCGACTGATAGAATAGAATGCCCAACTCTGTCATTAAATAAGCACTTTCAGGGCTATCTATTCCCACTTCACTAAGATTACTTGGCGATACTCGACACCACCAGTTTTCTTCTATGTCTTGGAAAGTGTCTGTGCGACATTGGCATTTGCGTCCATTGGATAATATCCATGATATTCCCTCGAAATACTCAGCAAATTTATTTGTGTTACTCTCATCGGAACCACATTCTGCTGACAAACTAAATATCCACGCCATTTTTGTAGATTCCTATTGTTTGTGTATCTTATTCATGAACTCTTTCCCAATGTTTTTGGGTGTTTGCTAATGCTACCTCGTACCTTTCTAAAGACATTGTAACTCTTGGCAAGATGCTAACGTGGGTTGGGCTATCTTGGACAGCCTGTAAATCTCCAGTGATAATGTTGTCATCAATTTGCCATAAAGGGTCTTTCCCAGTTCCTCCAAATCTGGCAGGCTTACGAAATGCGGGTAAACCTTCGATTGAGATGGAAACAGACATTCCCTTAGTGTCCTTAATGGCAACAGTTGCAAGCTCTCCTGAAATTTTACGCTGTGACTCTGGCAACAAATATCCTTGCTCATCCAGATAACCCATTGGCATTTGCTCAATATTGATATCGATGCCAGGTCTAATCCCTAAGAGTCTCGCACTTCGACCTATTTTAGGTCTATTGTTTTGCTCTGCCATGCCACGATAGTAGAGTTTTACCATTACCTAGCTACTTGTACTTTATTTTGTAGTGATGTTAGCTAGATAATTAAAAGATTTATTTTTGCTGGAGATAAAAATTATAGCGATCGCGTAATTGCTCTGAAGTAAGATTTTTTGTCCAATATTCAACTAAAGCATGACCAAATGCCCAGGCGTTATTGTTCCCCACGCTATTATTTTCTAAGAGTAATGACCAGATTGAGCGCAAATCGAAATTGCTGATACTAGAGTTTGGGTTAAGTAAGGTGTAAAGATCGTAAGCCATCTGGAGTTTACCCATGACTACGGGGGCTTGCTCGACGGGGATTTGTTCGGCTAAAACATAAGCGAGGGTAGGATTTCCTGTGGTCATAGTGGAAATGAATTTGAGGATCGGGCTTTTGAGCAATGAGGTTAAACCTTGAGTGGTTGCCATTTGACGAGTATAGCGATCGATAATTTTGGCTGCTGCGCTGCTGCGAGCGTCGAGATTTCGCAAGAAACGGGCTAAACGTAACTGTTTGCTAGGGGCGATCGCCTGAACTAACTCTAAAGATAATGCTTCTATGTTCCAAGCAGGGCGATTACTGCTAAGGTCTTCGGTCACGATTGGCAGGATCAGTTCGCAGATATCTCCCAGTTGTTCGACGCGATAGTTAGTGGCTTCGCGGATAGACTTTTCTTTAGGCTGTGTACCTTCTTGCCAATTATAGGGGGGATTCCATTCACGGATTGGACGGAGGCGATCTACTTGAGTCACAATGCCAATTGCACTTAAGTCGGGTAGATCTTGTTTTAATGTCTGCAAGAAATCTAAATCCATCTGGAGGGCAGGATCTAGGGCTGGCGTGACTAATAATAATAAGTCTGCGGTGGCTGCATAATCTAATACTTGCGATCGCAATTCTGGGCGGTTTACCTGTTCGTAACCAGGAGTATCTAATAGGTTTAGAACTTCGTTAGTTGGCGTTTTCCAGGTGTAAGTTTTGATCTGTTCGGTACTGGGTAAGATATCTACTTCCGCTAGACTGGCTTGGAAGAGGGTATTAATCAGACTGCTTTTGCCCGCCCCTGTACGCCCCACCAGGATTATCTTCACAGGCTTTTGAGCAACTTCTGTCTCAGGCTCAACCGATTCTAAAATAGCTCTGAGGGTTTGAGTTTGGGCTTTTGGTAAGGCAGGATCGGCAGTAACTTCAGGCAGAGGAATCGCGATAGTTTCATCCCCATAGAGGGCGATCGCCTGGCGAGCTAGATTTCTTAAAGCCACTTCTCGCATTAATTGACCAAAATTAACTAATAACTCTTGATTTGCTTGATTATTAAATTTTTTGGTGGCCTGCTTGGCTACTGCTGCGGTGGGATTAATTAACCATTGTGACCAATTGAATACTTTACCTAGCTTGCGCGCTGATGGCTCTAACTTACGATAAACTTCAAATGCTTCTACTGCTTGTCCAATCGAAACTCGATTTAAAACAGGAGCCAATTTCTGCATGGCACGATCTGTATCGTCTACTGTACCCCGAATTAAACCGTAAGCTTGGGGCAGATAAATATTGAGTAGAGGGCGTTTTACTTCAGGATTATAAGTATGGGCGATTGCACTAACTAATTCTAAACATCGTTGCCAAAAAGTCTGCCAATCTGACCATATCGGCTCATCCAGCTTGGTTTTAGCGATTACCTGTTGGAGAGCAGCATTTATCTGCCGTTCTTTGTCTGCTGCTACATTTAGCTCCGAATCCTGTGCCGAAAACTCTTCTTTGATTTCGGCGATCGCTTCTTCCATCTCCGCTAGGGGTGATTTTGTCCACTTCACCAATAACCAGCGCCACAGGGTAAAAACTACTACCACTACTCCCCAAATCCAGTTAAGACCCCAATCGTGAATTTGTGAACCTGCTGCTACTAAAAGAAAAATTATAATTGCCGCGATCGGTATTACTAATACTACTATCTGCCAGGGTTTGATACTTACCATGATTAATCTGCCTTTGCGCCATTTTTATCCTAGCGAGATTTGAGGATTAAAGAAAATATGATCGATCGAGACAACAGATTAGTCTATTGAGTAGGTTTTGGGTGTAATCTGAGTACGTTTGGGGGCGATCGCAATTCTTAAATTTATATCCAAGAGTAAGCTCTGGTTTATAAGCTTTTGTTGAAGAAATCTAAACTTATTCACACGAGAGTGTTTCTAATTGGAATCAGCAGTTAAAGTAATCAATATCAATACTGATAGTGTTATTGCTAGCGCTCCTAACAAAGCTCAAGAAGCTTTAGGTAAAATATCCGAATGGACTCCAAAAAACAAACATTTGTTGAGTACCAAGGCAAAAAGAGCTGCTAAATTCAACACAAACGATCCAGAAACGATAAGACAGATTATAGATGAAGCATTAACATCTCCTAGTGCTGTTTTTGAGTCAAATAATGATGGATACTCTTTTCGTGTCATAACTGATTTAGGTCGTGAAATTGGTACAAAAGGACAAACAAAAATACGTGTTATTGTTGGGCCAGATAGTAAAGAAGGATATTGAAAAATATGGAACGCATTTCCTCAAAACTAAAAATATCATTTAGTAATGTTGAAGCTCTTTCAAAAGACTGGGGCTGGAAAATGCTTGCTGATGTTGAAGGAAGCTTAAAAATAACCATAGAAGACAAATTATTTTTTGATGAGGAATCTATTTTGCTTCTTGAGCTAGCATTAGCATTAATGAAATGGGTAGAGATGATTGAATCTGGAAAAATAATTGATTTTTACTATGAATCTATGGATTATGAAGACAAACCTATTCTTGCAGTTATGTTAAATGACAATAATAGTTGGCGACTTTATTCGATTTGGGAAATTTTTGCCGATACAAATAACTTGTCTCTAAAAGAAATTACTCATAGTGTAAATATATATATAAATGAATTACTATTGCATCTAAAAAATAATTTTGAATTTGATTTTATATCATTTTTGCAATCAGAAAAAGCCTCAAAATCGTCAGACGAATGGAGAAAAAAAGAGTATCAAAATAAAATAGAAGAAAAGAAACAAGAATTAGCCTCAGTTGAGAAAAAAAATAGCTAACTATCAAGATAGAGTTAAGAACTTGTCTAGAGGTAAACTAACGTCTAAAATGATAATTATCATTGATGGTTTTAAAAATCTCAAAAATATATTTCCAGGCTTTTTAGATGATTTAGAAAGATAGGATGATAAAAAATGATTAGCGTCAAATATCTAGTTGATGGCGAAAATAATAATTTGTTGTATGGTCAGTAGTTCTTCCAGTTTTGCGATCGCTTCATCATCAAAATAGTAATTAAAACGAAAGTCCTAGTCTATATTTTACTTACGTTTAAGGTGAATTAAATCAAGTGCTGTTTTAATAATTTCCCCAAAACCTTAATACCACGATCGATAGTTTCGGGAGAATGGGAAAAGTTTAGGCGCAAGGCATTATATCCTTTTTTTCCTGGGAAAAAGGGCATCCCTGGGTAAACAAAAACATTCTCTGACCATGCTTGATGCGCTAGGGATAAGAGAGAAATTTCAGGTGGTAGCTGTACCCAAAGAAATAAACCACCATTGGGGATTGTCCAGGTTGCCTCATCGGGGAAATAGTTGGCTAACCCTTGTAGCATCGCATTACGACTAGATAGATTACTAGATCGCAAATGGTTGAGATGATGACGATGTTGTCCTGAAGCTAAATATTCACTTACAATTGCCTGGGAAACCGTGGAAACGTGAAGATCGTGAAACAGTTTCTGCTGTAGTAAAGGATGATAGTGTTTTCCCGTAGCTAATAAATAGCCTACTCTTAAACCTGGCATGAGGGTTTTGGAGAAAGTGCCTGTATAAATTACGGTATCGCTACAATCTAATGATTTTATTGGTGGGGGTACTGGTGCAAAGTTTAAACCTTCATAGGCATTATCTTCTAATATCAAACATCCGTACTGTTCGGCTAGAACTAATAGTTGCTGACGATGCTGGAGTGTAGTTGTGATACCTGTCGGGTTGTGCAGAGTAGATACTGTATAGATTAATTTAGGACGATGGCTTTTCAGATACTGCTCTAAAAGTTCTAGATTCATACCAGAACTTTGCATGGGAATACCAATAATTTTTGCCCCGATATTTTCGATAATATCTAATGTGCCATAGTAAGTTGGACTTTCAGTTACAATCCAGTCTCCAGGCTGAAGATAATAATTCATTACTAAAGATAATCCTTGTTTTGAACCGTTAGTAATGATTAGATCTTGAGCAGAAACTTCTAATCCTAATTGAATTAGCATTTTAGCCGTCTGCTGTCTGAGAATTTCTTGTCCTTGAGGAAAATCATAATTAAATAAGGTTTCGGTAACCTGTTTCATCGCTCGCCTGGCGTGACGTTGTAAATCTTTTAAACCTGATGAAATAGGAAATCCACTACTAAAATCGATCGCCCCTGGTTTACTTTTTACCTGAACTGAAAGTTGATAAATTTCCATAAAGGAAATACTCTTATTCTCAGGAATAATTACTTCTTGAATCGGCGCGAAGTTAGATTTAGTCTGTTGACAAATAGTAGCTGGCGGATTGATAAAATATCCCGCTCCAGGACGAGCATGAATTAAACCATCTGCTTCTAAGATGCTATAAGCCTCAATTACAGTAAGCTTATTGACTTGAAGAGTTCTAGCTAAAGTACGAATTGAAGGTAAGCGATCGCCTGCTTTGAAAGTTTCTAATTTGATTAAACGATTCAAGCGATCGCGAATTTGTAGATAAATTGGTTTGGCTGCCTGACGGTCAATAGGAATCTTCATTTTTTGTCCTCACGTCTTTAGCAATCTTAGGCGATCTAACGAAGATTATACTGGTACAGTTTTGAGTTATTTTAACTAGAACAGTTATTAGTTGCCAAAATTGTACTAGCAAAAGTCAGACTTTTCTGTACCTTACCATCGAGTTTCTAATCATTAATACTGTTAATTAATTACCCTCTTCGCCTAATTAATTAATGACTATAAGTAAGGAATTATGGGGTTGGTTATACGGTTTTTTAGGAGTACTAATTTTTAGTCTTACTTTACCCGTTACTCGTATTGCCGTGGCAGAATTAGACCCAGTTTTTGTTGGTTTAGGTCGAGCTGTTATTGCTGGAGGTTTAGCAATAATTTTGCTAACTCTAACTCGGCAATCCATACCACCTAAGAGGTTTTGGCTTAGATTTGTAGTGGTTGCCGTCGGGGTTGTAGTTGGGTTTCCTCTGCTGACGGCGATCGCGATGAAGAATGCTCCCGCATCCTATGGGGCAGTAATTACAGGACTTATGCCCCTTGCTACTGCCTTCTATGGTGTGTGGCGGGGTAAGGAACAGGTTACTAAATCCTTCTGGCTTTTCGCTCTCATGGGTAGTGGATTAGTCATTATCTTTGCGATGCAGTCGGGGACTAAATCCCTTAGCGCGACAGATTTGGCTCTATTTGGCGCAGTAGTTTCTGCTGGCGTAGGTTATGGGGAAGGTGCAATTTTAGCTCGTACATTTGGTGCCTGGCAGGTTATTTGTTGGTCACTAGTGCTTTCTCTACCTGCTCTTTTACCAATTGTATTTAATGCTTTCCCTACTTCGTTTAATTCTATTTCGACTAATGCTTGGCTGGGGTTTTTTTACGTCAGCGTTTTTAGTATGTTTTTAGGATTTTTTGCCTGGTATCAAGGACTTGTTTGGGGAGGGATTGCTAATGTCGGTCAAATACAGTTGCTTCAACCCTTTCTCACTATTTTAGCATCAGCAATTTTACTCCATGAAGCCTTAACTAGTCGCACTCTTGGTTTTGCGCTGGGGGTAATTATTTGTGTGGCATTCAGTAAACGTTTTGGTAACTATTTAAACTCGTGAAAAACTATATTATTAGGATCATCGAAAGAATTGGCAGGTATTTAGCTAAAAACAGAATAGAGCCTCATATTATCCAAAAAGGCGATCCCGAAGGGTAGGCGGAGCCTAATCGCTCTGGCAATATTTACTGGCGAGTATATGACCCCAGTTCAAATTCTCATTGTTCTTTTAATTCGGAACAAGAAGTAAAATCGTGGCTGGATACTCGCTACTATGACATGAGATGAGCCGAAACTCTATTACCCATTACCCATTACCCATTACCCATTACCTTCACTTTTAATGCAGTATTTCCCCTTGTTCACCCAGTTGAGGATATGGTTTCCCCTGACGATGATACATAGCTGCAATATCGGGATAGCCCCATTCAAAAGCAGTTTGCTGGTAAACTTCTGGAGTTAAACGAACTCGATCATAAAAGCCAGCCTGTAAACGTTGCCGTTGGGCTTCAAATAAGACTACCGCATTAGCCACAGACACATTAAGGGACTGTACCATACCCTGCATGGGAATAATAATATGTCCATCCACCAGTTCGGCAGCTTCAGCGGTGACACCCCATCTTTCTGTACCTAAAAGAATCGCTGTTGGCTTAGTATAGTCAACTTCACGATAGTCTACAGCGATCGCACTTAGATGAGCCGCGTAAACCTGATGCTGCTGCTGTTGGAGATGTTTAATGGCAGTTTTGATATCAGGATGAGAATGTAACTTGACCCATTTTTCGCTTCCTTGAGCAACCTGAGAATAAGTTGGCGTATCAGTATGACGATTTACGGCGTGTACGGCAAAAATACCCACCGCGTCACAGGTACGAATAATTGCCGAAAGGTTATGAGGTTTATGGACATCCTCCATTAATACCGTCAGATCGGGCTGTCGTTGAGCCAGAACTTGCTTGATTCGTTCATATCTTCTGGGAATCATGTATAGCCGTACAAAGTTAGATTAGGACAATTAGGGCGATCGGCTCGTAAGTAGGAAATAGGAAATAAAAAATAGTATTTCAAAGATGTCCTAACGTTTTTACGTAGAGCTATAGTTTGAATAGTTTTAGATCGATAGCGTCTTGCACTGAGCTTGATTGTATAGCAGGCGATCGCATAATACCAAAGCTACCATAGCCTCGACCATTGGCACGGCTCTTGGTAATACGCAGGGATCGTGTCTACCTTTGGCAGCTAAAACAGTTTCTTCTCCACCTTGAGTTACGGTTTTTTGTGATTTACCAATAGTTGCCGTGGGTTTAAACGCCACCCGAATGACAATATTTTCGCCATTGGAAATGCCTCCTTGTACCCCACCAGAGCGATTGGAAACCGTGCGTGTTGCCCCATGTTCGTCGATGTAAAATTCATCGTTGTGTTCACTTCCTGTCATGGTAGTACCAGCAAAACCCGAACCGATCTCAAACCCTTTGGTAGCTGGCAGAGACATCACCGCTTTAGCCAGATCTGCTTCTAACTTATCAAAGACAGGATCGCCTAAACCTTTGGGTACATGTCGCGCCACACATTCAACTACTCCACCTAAAGAATCTTGCTCTTTTCTAGCTTGCTCGATCCGCTCGATCATCACCTGCGCAGATTCGGCATTGGGACAACGGACAATATTACTTTCCACTTGTTCTAGGGTGACGGTATCAGAATCAACTTCGGCTTCCAAGTCTTTAATTCGCTTAACATAGCCGACGATTTCCACCCCAGCGACTAAGTATAAAATCTTTTTGGCGATCGCACCTGCTGCCACTCGACCAATAGTTTCCCTTGCCGAAGAACGTCCACCACCTTGATAATTACGAAAACCATACTTAGCATCATAGGTAGCATCAGCATGGGAAGGACGATACTTGAGCGCCATCTCATCATAATCTTGCGATCGCGCATCTTTATTACGCACTAAGATCGAAATTGGTGTCCCAGTAGTCTTACCCTGAAAAACCCCAGACATAATTTCACAGGTATCACTTTCCTTT
The genomic region above belongs to Pleurocapsa minor HA4230-MV1 and contains:
- the aroC gene encoding chorismate synthase translates to MGNTFGQIFRITTYGESHGGGVGVVIDGCPPQLEISAEEIQVDLDRRRPGQSKITTPRKESDTCEIMSGVFQGKTTGTPISILVRNKDARSQDYDEMALKYRPSHADATYDAKYGFRNYQGGGRSSARETIGRVAAGAIAKKILYLVAGVEIVGYVKRIKDLEAEVDSDTVTLEQVESNIVRCPNAESAQVMIERIEQARKEQDSLGGVVECVARHVPKGLGDPVFDKLEADLAKAVMSLPATKGFEIGSGFAGTTMTGSEHNDEFYIDEHGATRTVSNRSGGVQGGISNGENIVIRVAFKPTATIGKSQKTVTQGGEETVLAAKGRHDPCVLPRAVPMVEAMVALVLCDRLLYNQAQCKTLSI
- a CDS encoding AraC family transcriptional regulator, giving the protein MEQNSQVKLLDFKQDKASNDFVPNPAVLSSRGWNGIHLEVHQQPKFETNEHQHTMHVIACGVADTSAPGERFLDGKVCAERREQGDIAIIPAGIAHRCNWKVSAMFGILAVEPTLLQQVGQGLVDSDRIELIPQFMNQQDQLIQGIFATLSNELQSHKIAGSLLVDSLKTTLAIHLLREYCVTKPKLSSYGSGLSKLKLQQITEYINEHLDCNLKVIELAAIAQISPYHFIRLFKQATDRTPHQYILQRRIEKGKYLLQHTQLSTEEIAAMVGFRDRSHFAKYLKRLTGLTPKQLQAKSQ
- a CDS encoding 50S ribosome-binding GTPase, whose amino-acid sequence is MVSIKPWQIVVLVIPIAAIIIFLLVAAGSQIHDWGLNWIWGVVVVVFTLWRWLLVKWTKSPLAEMEEAIAEIKEEFSAQDSELNVAADKERQINAALQQVIAKTKLDEPIWSDWQTFWQRCLELVSAIAHTYNPEVKRPLLNIYLPQAYGLIRGTVDDTDRAMQKLAPVLNRVSIGQAVEAFEVYRKLEPSARKLGKVFNWSQWLINPTAAVAKQATKKFNNQANQELLVNFGQLMREVALRNLARQAIALYGDETIAIPLPEVTADPALPKAQTQTLRAILESVEPETEVAQKPVKIILVGRTGAGKSSLINTLFQASLAEVDILPSTEQIKTYTWKTPTNEVLNLLDTPGYEQVNRPELRSQVLDYAATADLLLLVTPALDPALQMDLDFLQTLKQDLPDLSAIGIVTQVDRLRPIREWNPPYNWQEGTQPKEKSIREATNYRVEQLGDICELILPIVTEDLSSNRPAWNIEALSLELVQAIAPSKQLRLARFLRNLDARSSAAAKIIDRYTRQMATTQGLTSLLKSPILKFISTMTTGNPTLAYVLAEQIPVEQAPVVMGKLQMAYDLYTLLNPNSSISNFDLRSIWSLLLENNSVGNNNAWAFGHALVEYWTKNLTSEQLRDRYNFYLQQK
- a CDS encoding DUF433 domain-containing protein; the protein is MNLDRITFNPEVMGGKPCIRGMRVTVGTVVGLMASGHTPEEILKAYPYLENDDIYQSLAYAAWRTEEIEVPLTSA
- a CDS encoding DMT family transporter; translation: MTISKELWGWLYGFLGVLIFSLTLPVTRIAVAELDPVFVGLGRAVIAGGLAIILLTLTRQSIPPKRFWLRFVVVAVGVVVGFPLLTAIAMKNAPASYGAVITGLMPLATAFYGVWRGKEQVTKSFWLFALMGSGLVIIFAMQSGTKSLSATDLALFGAVVSAGVGYGEGAILARTFGAWQVICWSLVLSLPALLPIVFNAFPTSFNSISTNAWLGFFYVSVFSMFLGFFAWYQGLVWGGIANVGQIQLLQPFLTILASAILLHEALTSRTLGFALGVIICVAFSKRFGNYLNS
- a CDS encoding PLP-dependent aminotransferase family protein gives rise to the protein MKIPIDRQAAKPIYLQIRDRLNRLIKLETFKAGDRLPSIRTLARTLQVNKLTVIEAYSILEADGLIHARPGAGYFINPPATICQQTKSNFAPIQEVIIPENKSISFMEIYQLSVQVKSKPGAIDFSSGFPISSGLKDLQRHARRAMKQVTETLFNYDFPQGQEILRQQTAKMLIQLGLEVSAQDLIITNGSKQGLSLVMNYYLQPGDWIVTESPTYYGTLDIIENIGAKIIGIPMQSSGMNLELLEQYLKSHRPKLIYTVSTLHNPTGITTTLQHRQQLLVLAEQYGCLILEDNAYEGLNFAPVPPPIKSLDCSDTVIYTGTFSKTLMPGLRVGYLLATGKHYHPLLQQKLFHDLHVSTVSQAIVSEYLASGQHRHHLNHLRSSNLSSRNAMLQGLANYFPDEATWTIPNGGLFLWVQLPPEISLLSLAHQAWSENVFVYPGMPFFPGKKGYNALRLNFSHSPETIDRGIKVLGKLLKQHLI
- the trmH gene encoding tRNA (guanosine(18)-2'-O)-methyltransferase TrmH, with the protein product MIPRRYERIKQVLAQRQPDLTVLMEDVHKPHNLSAIIRTCDAVGIFAVHAVNRHTDTPTYSQVAQGSEKWVKLHSHPDIKTAIKHLQQQQHQVYAAHLSAIAVDYREVDYTKPTAILLGTERWGVTAEAAELVDGHIIIPMQGMVQSLNVSVANAVVLFEAQRQRLQAGFYDRVRLTPEVYQQTAFEWGYPDIAAMYHRQGKPYPQLGEQGEILH
- a CDS encoding DUF5615 family PIN-like protein, coding for MKIVIDMNIPPSWVSVFEAAGYQAVHWSTVGDITAKDTTIMAWAVSNGYMVFTHDLDFGTLLAISEANTPSVIQVRTQDVFPDKLSKIVLDALKQFQSELETGALITVNEAQAKARILPIKRNS